DNA sequence from the Schistocerca serialis cubense isolate TAMUIC-IGC-003099 chromosome 9, iqSchSeri2.2, whole genome shotgun sequence genome:
CACGTGCTTTTATCTGTATAGCCTCCTCTGTTAGCAGTTATACATTATACTTCTGAAAGAGTGGAATACTGTGAGACAACGCAAGAAAGAAAGATCTGTCAACATTTTATTACTATCATGCAACGAATGACACTTTTGAAGCATTATGGTTAATATACAGTGAAAACGTTTGACTTGTAGGTGATCCCTGAAGACAAACATTCTTTGCTTTCAGCAGTATTCATTTTCTGTTTACCATGCATGACAACCTCTTAAGCATTGATATTAATTGTGTATTTACGGACCTCGATGTCTCTTCCCTCAAATAATTTAGATAGTGCAGAATAAATGCTCCTCTCGTGCATTTTGTCTCTTGCAGCGTCGATGACCATTGTCCCTACAAAAAGAAAACTAGTTACAACCGTTTAGGATCATCTTCCCAATATGTTATTCGACACTAAATACATGAAAATATGACTcattatttgaaaaagaaaattaaattactaACACTACAGTCTCTTAATGTCAACCAGGCAATGACATCCTCCACAACAACATTCCCGGCTAAAACTTCATTCAATATTTCCGCCGCCATCCCTTCTTATTCATATGACGTTGTTTTAATACTACAGTGGCACATGCAGACTTCGGTGAAAAATAAAAACCATGAAAGTACATGTGTTATTTAAGTAAATGTAGTACTATGTTCACATCTGTGTTAACCAAATACTTTTTTTTCCCTCATAGCGCTTCTAATTTTAATCTTTGCATTAAACAGCTCCTATAATTCTTTGGACTCGAAATCTCTGGAATTCCCGCGAAAAACAGGACAGAAGCGTCTTTGGCGGCGAAATTTTAAAGTGTGTGTTTGTAAATGTTATAATCGCAATATTGGCAGACAATGCCGAAAAGAGTGTGTCCATTCGATTTTGATTTCTTCCCACAGCAAAAAATTCATGTTAGCGAAAAAGAAGTGAACTCGGGCGTCCTAATGGAAAACCACATGAAACAGGTACAAGGTAATGGATATGTTTCTGAGTCTGTTCTGACGTGAGTGCAGGTGACAGTGCCCATCTATTTGAGCTATTAATAATCACCATTATTTTTTACAGATAAAACGATTGCCCTGTTGTATAAGGGAGCCAGGCAGTTTACTGATAAATTGAACGCAGCCCATGACAAAAACAATGGGGTGAAAGATTGTACGCATAGCGTACCTGACTCATATAAACAGTTGTTTCTAACCAGTAGCTGTCGGTTACAGACATATGGGAAAATTGAGGTAACTTTTTAAAATATACGAACACATTATAAGTCCCATCTCATTTGATGATAGTTCGAGAGGTGTACGGTGTATTAGCGGACGGATTACCGCCTGTCAACGACAGGTTGTAATTATTTCCATCTACTATACACATGGAACTAATTCAGAGTTCCTTAAAATATATTACTGGGTCTacagtgaaatacgtgtactatttaAATAATGTTAACTAATGGATGAGCATAATTTAAAACTGACTTTCACATCTTTTAATAGTTAAACTCATTGAATCATAACTGCAAGTTAaaagaaaagtttaactttttcatcagaaaagaataatttgctttagctttgattgtaattattattaattttttacacAATGTCTTTTCACACCTAGGGATGCTTGATCTGGCACATCTGGAAAGTAAAGACTTTTCCCCATGTCTGTTGTATGAAGGTATGACACCTTCAAACTGCCTGTCTCTGTAGAACTGAATAAGTTTACAAAATGTGTTACACCTTTTTTGTCAGGAATGTTACTGCAACAAACATTCCAACGTCTAGTTTCGTAAGATCCGGGGCCATTTATGAGATAAATTTCATTATGTTCACGAATGGCTGAATTACGATCCTCTTCACAGTAAAAAGTGAGATCAACTAACTCCTGACTACCTATTTCTTCCATGTGTTCTGCATATTGTTAAGGTTCAGAGTCAGGTATGTCATGTAGAGAAAAAGCACAGTCAGATTCATTGCTGCTGTGACGGTTATTCCTCTGAGTGTTCTTCATTCTAAGAGTCCTCTTAATTTGTTTCATTGCAGAGGCACTCAGAAGAGATTGGTGGTTTACCAAGTGTGATTTGTCAACAGCTTCTCCTGGTGCCGCAACAGCTCTCCTCCTTCATTCATCTCCTCTTCAATGGACTCTGACTATAACTTCTGTGACAGGCTTGAGGATAATTCATGAGTGAATCACCAATTCTGGTAGGTGTACTGTTACCATCAGCTCTTTCTGCATCTGGGATTCAAGAACAAAATTCTTCTGCATTTAGTGGCACAATGCCACATTTCTTGAACCCAGATATGATGTTCGCTTTCATTTTCTCTCCTTTCTTCAAAGCAATGAGAAGTTTTGACAACTGTTTGGGAAATGCTGTTTTTTCAAGTGACTTGGAACTAGATTAGTTTCTCATCTTATAAACTGACAGTATGGCTCTCCATTTCCTACTACAGGGAGCAAAGACTGAAACATCCAGAGGTTGACACGGATGAGTGGAGGCTGGGGACAAGAACACAAAATGAATGTCATGAGTTCTGCATGCCTTGATTACTCTTGTATTCACAAGGTTACTAAGAGTGTCTCCTTTTAATCATTTGGGGCCAGATAGATTTTTTGCCCATGCCACAACAACATAAACCACTTTTCAAAATGCAGAGCATGAAACCATCCACTTGCTGTATTGCCATATTTTGTTCCTTTCAGTCCTCCTAAAAATCCACAACTCTGATAGCTGCTTTGAATGATAAACCATGAAAGGAGGAAGCAGTTCTCCTTATGCCGAAGGCGCAAACCTTAAAGACATAATAGCTTTGGTAGAGTTTATAACTCTTTCTGGATAGTTACATCCCCTACGAaatcccccctttttttttttttttacccagtgtAATCGGTCAAATTTGTATTGTCATAATTGAATATGTGGGATGGAGGAGTTCCTTCTGACGAGTCTTTCAAGTGACTAAAGTATGCTTTAAGCTGATCTTTTTGAGTGCTAGCTCTAAATGGGGAATATTTTAGCACTTTTTTACATTGTTTCACAAAAGAATAGTACCAGTCATCACCAGGTAAGTTAAAGTGTGAAATCTGCTTCCCCATCAAATCCAAGAAATTTTCCATGATGAGCCGTAGATCAAGGGCATCACGAGGCATTCCCCAATCTGCACACATGAGGATTTGTTCAAGGTTCTCCTCGTCTTCTTCACTTCTCAGTGCAGTCTGACATTGCCAAGTTATGTTATTATACTAAATACAccacacaattttatttttaaaagtgaTTCTGAAATGTAGTTATGTACTGCACTGaacagcgtaaggagggctatgcgtgaagcgttcattgaattcgaaagtaaaattctatgtaccgacttgacagaaaatcctaggaagttctggtcttacgttaaatcagtaagtggcttgaaacagcatatccagacactacgggatgatgacggcattgaaacagaggatgacacgcgtaaagctgaaatactaaacacctttttccaaagctgtttcacagaggaagaccgcactgcagttccttctctaaatcctcgcacaaacgaaaaaatggctgacatcgaaataagtgtccaaggaatagaaaagcaactggaatcactcaatagaggaaagtccactggacctgatgggataccaattcgattctacacagagtacgcgaaagaacttgccccccttctaacagccgtgtaccgcaagtctctagaggaacggagggttccaaatgattggaaaagagcacagatagtcccagtcttcaagaagggtcgtcgagcagatgcgcaaaactatagacctatatctcttacgtcgatctgttgtagaattttagaacatgttttttgctcgcgtatcatgtcatttctggaaacccagaatctactatgtaggaatcaacatggattccggaaacagcgatcgtgtgagacccaactcgctttatttgttcatgagacccagaaaatattagatacagg
Encoded proteins:
- the LOC126419928 gene encoding apoptosis regulatory protein Siva-like, with amino-acid sequence MPKRVCPFDFDFFPQQKIHVSEKEVNSGVLMENHMKQVQDKTIALLYKGARQFTDKLNAAHDKNNGVKDCTHSVPDSYKQLFLTSSCRLQTYGKIEPVVINTCQSCRQPVDNSPDKCSFCDKMVCGLCGSSCMKCCEVYCRCCSLPDFSSTEESCICIGCA